In the genome of Microbacterium endophyticum, one region contains:
- a CDS encoding Rieske 2Fe-2S domain-containing protein → MRITGLGHAGMFIETLGGSILCDPWVKSAFYGSWFPFPDNRHLDWERFGKADFLYVSHRHRDHFDPWLLETYVPKDIEVLLPDYPTDDLERDLRALGFNNITYTQSGEIIERGPLRMMVTPLRAPSDGPIGDSSLSVDDGTASILNQNDSHPLDLEKLLSFSKPEAYFTQFSGAIWWPMVYDLPEDAKQNFARLKRDAQHKRAMYYIEKVDAPHVFPMAGPPMFLRDELFRYNGLGQQNDSIFTDQAEFIARMGEEAPQYAGHVFIPGTVVTIENGEQAVEQTLYTDTEIDEMFSDKWGYLEKQRASRQAEIRAEEDSRAPVLPPAEMLAALKSWWEPLLRRGRIFRDGVGGPVRMTIGDLDMVVDFPKAKLRVYAGEECSYWFTIPADLVSTNIAEHEIDWSNSIFLSMQFAAGRIGKFNEFIYTFMKCLSRDRLEYVENWYAEQSDVTEDVELGDWVVQRRCPHLRADLSKTGKIEDGVLTCSLHDWKWDLSTGKCLSTLGHPIRAHAKEDELHREASTPAAM, encoded by the coding sequence ATGCGCATCACAGGACTCGGCCACGCCGGAATGTTCATCGAGACTTTGGGCGGCAGCATTCTGTGCGACCCGTGGGTGAAGTCGGCGTTCTACGGATCGTGGTTTCCGTTCCCCGATAACCGCCACCTCGATTGGGAACGCTTCGGCAAGGCAGATTTTCTCTACGTGAGTCACCGCCACCGCGATCACTTTGATCCCTGGCTGCTTGAGACATACGTTCCGAAAGACATCGAGGTGCTCCTTCCGGATTACCCAACCGACGATCTCGAGCGTGACCTTCGCGCGCTCGGTTTCAACAACATCACGTACACGCAGTCCGGCGAGATCATCGAACGTGGCCCGCTCCGCATGATGGTCACACCACTTCGTGCGCCCAGCGACGGCCCGATCGGTGACTCCAGTCTTTCCGTCGACGATGGCACCGCCAGCATCCTCAATCAGAACGACTCGCACCCGCTCGATCTCGAGAAGCTGCTTTCATTCTCGAAGCCCGAGGCTTACTTCACCCAATTCTCCGGCGCCATCTGGTGGCCGATGGTTTACGACCTGCCAGAGGACGCAAAGCAGAACTTTGCCCGACTCAAACGCGACGCTCAGCACAAACGCGCGATGTATTACATCGAAAAAGTTGATGCCCCTCACGTTTTCCCCATGGCGGGGCCGCCCATGTTCTTGCGCGACGAGCTGTTCCGCTACAACGGGCTCGGACAGCAGAACGATTCGATTTTTACTGACCAAGCCGAGTTCATTGCCCGCATGGGCGAAGAAGCCCCCCAGTACGCGGGTCATGTCTTCATTCCGGGTACCGTCGTCACGATCGAAAATGGCGAGCAGGCTGTCGAGCAGACGCTCTATACCGACACTGAAATCGACGAGATGTTCAGCGACAAGTGGGGCTATCTCGAGAAGCAACGAGCGAGCCGCCAAGCGGAGATTCGTGCCGAAGAAGACTCGCGCGCACCCGTTCTGCCACCCGCCGAGATGCTTGCGGCGCTGAAGTCGTGGTGGGAACCGTTGCTACGTCGGGGACGTATTTTCCGCGACGGCGTCGGCGGTCCTGTGCGCATGACGATCGGCGATCTCGACATGGTTGTCGACTTTCCCAAGGCAAAACTTCGTGTGTATGCGGGGGAGGAGTGCTCCTACTGGTTCACGATCCCCGCTGATCTCGTCTCGACGAACATTGCAGAACACGAAATCGATTGGTCGAACTCGATCTTCCTATCGATGCAATTCGCGGCCGGGCGCATCGGCAAGTTCAACGAGTTCATTTACACGTTCATGAAGTGTCTCTCGCGCGACCGGCTTGAGTATGTCGAGAACTGGTACGCAGAACAGTCCGACGTCACCGAAGATGTAGAACTCGGCGACTGGGTTGTGCAACGTCGGTGCCCCCATCTTCGCGCTGATCTCTCGAAGACCGGCAAAATCGAAGACGGCGTACTCACCTGCTCACTTCACGACTGGAAGTGGGACCTTTCCACAGGCAAGTGCCTCAGCACTCTCGGGCACCCTATTCGCGCTCACGCTAAAGAAGATGAGTTGCACCGAGAAGCGAGTACCCCAGCCGCAATGTAA
- the pyrR gene encoding bifunctional pyr operon transcriptional regulator/uracil phosphoribosyltransferase PyrR has protein sequence MSTRTVLHEADIARALTRIAHEILESNRGADGLVILGIPTRGITLAERIGALIEEFSQCSVPVGELDVTMYRDDLSQNPTRSPQRTAIPAGGIDGKVVILVDDVLFSGRTIRAALDALQDIGRPAVVRLATLIDRGHRELPIRPDFVGKNLPSARDERVNVRLAGIDDIEEVTIGS, from the coding sequence ATGAGCACACGAACTGTGCTGCACGAAGCCGACATCGCACGCGCTCTGACACGCATTGCTCACGAGATCCTCGAGTCCAATCGTGGCGCCGATGGGCTCGTCATTCTCGGTATACCCACGCGCGGCATCACCCTGGCGGAACGTATCGGCGCGCTCATAGAAGAGTTCTCTCAGTGCAGCGTTCCTGTGGGCGAACTAGACGTGACGATGTATCGCGATGATCTCTCGCAAAACCCAACGCGTTCGCCGCAGCGCACAGCTATCCCCGCCGGCGGTATCGACGGAAAAGTCGTCATCCTCGTCGATGACGTGCTGTTTTCGGGTCGGACGATCCGCGCAGCGCTCGATGCCCTCCAAGACATTGGTCGTCCCGCTGTCGTCAGGCTCGCAACGCTGATCGACCGTGGGCATCGCGAACTTCCGATTCGACCTGACTTCGTGGGCAAGAATCTTCCGAGCGCACGTGATGAACGAGTGAATGTTCGCCTCGCCGGAATAGATGACATCGAAGAGGTGACGATCGGCTCATGA
- a CDS encoding aspartate carbamoyltransferase catalytic subunit, with translation MRHLLDTKTLTRSEAISILDVAEDMAATQQREVKKLPTLRGKTVVNLFFEDSTRTRISFEAAAKRLSADVINFSAKGSSVSKGESLQDTAQTLQAMGADAVVIRHGASGAPRTLATSGWITAGVINAGDGTHEHPTQALLDAFTLRKRTFGNASRGRDLQGLRVTIVGDILHSRVARSNVWLLTTLGAEVTLVAPPTLVPQDVSAWPATIRYDLDEAIAAEPDAVMMLRIQLERMNAAYFPTEREYSRTWGLDAERVNRLPAGSIVMHPGPMNRGLEISAEAADSPRSTVLEQVTNGVSVRMAVLYLLMAGERPTDEKEG, from the coding sequence ATGAGGCATTTGCTCGATACGAAGACTCTGACTCGCTCCGAGGCGATCAGCATTCTCGATGTCGCAGAGGATATGGCTGCGACACAGCAACGCGAGGTGAAGAAGCTCCCCACCCTGCGCGGTAAAACTGTTGTCAATCTTTTCTTTGAAGATTCGACCAGAACGCGCATCTCTTTCGAAGCTGCGGCAAAACGCCTGTCGGCGGACGTCATCAACTTCTCAGCGAAGGGCTCATCGGTATCGAAGGGTGAGTCCCTCCAAGACACGGCGCAAACGCTGCAAGCTATGGGCGCGGATGCCGTGGTCATTCGTCACGGAGCCTCCGGTGCGCCTCGAACGCTTGCGACGAGCGGATGGATTACCGCCGGTGTCATCAACGCTGGGGATGGGACCCACGAGCATCCAACCCAAGCGCTTCTCGATGCCTTCACGCTGAGAAAGCGCACGTTCGGGAACGCCAGCCGCGGCCGAGATTTGCAGGGATTGCGGGTCACGATTGTCGGCGACATCCTGCACTCACGCGTCGCCCGCTCCAATGTGTGGCTGTTGACGACCCTTGGTGCCGAGGTGACGCTCGTTGCGCCTCCGACACTCGTTCCCCAGGATGTGTCGGCGTGGCCAGCAACCATTCGCTACGACCTCGATGAGGCCATTGCGGCCGAACCGGACGCAGTCATGATGCTGCGGATTCAGCTTGAGCGAATGAACGCGGCGTATTTCCCCACTGAACGGGAGTATTCACGCACCTGGGGGCTTGATGCTGAACGAGTCAACAGGCTTCCGGCGGGTAGCATTGTGATGCATCCAGGCCCGATGAATCGGGGATTGGAAATCTCCGCCGAAGCAGCCGACTCGCCACGTTCCACAGTATTGGAGCAAGTGACAAACGGTGTTTCGGTGCGTATGGCCGTGTTGTATCTGCTGATGGCAGGAGAACGCCCGACCGATGAGAAAGAAGGCTGA
- a CDS encoding dihydroorotase, with the protein MSENFLLRGAQIEGGATADILLADGRISAVGKSLSAQGATVVDADGLIALPGLVDLHTHLREPGFEASETILSGSRAGAAGGYTALFAMPNTSPVADTAGVVEQELALGEAAGYVTVQPIGAVTVGQKGERLAELGAMATSRARVRVFSDDGFCVWDPLIMRRALEYVKAFNGVVAQHAQDPRLTEGAQMNEGSVSAELGLTGWPAVAEESIIARDVLLAEHVGSRLHVCHLSTAGSVDIIRWAKKRGISVTAEVTPHHLLLTDELVRGYDARFKVNPPLRRDEDVQAVREGLADGTIDIVATDHAPHPAEAKACEWPAAANGMVGLESAVRVVQQAMVDTGMLTWEDVARVMSRTPAKIGQLSGQGMPLAAGEPAELTLYDPAQNAEFTKADLMGRSTNSPYIGRTLPGRVLWTFHQGRPTLRDGDIQELTS; encoded by the coding sequence ATGAGTGAGAATTTCCTCCTCCGCGGCGCGCAGATTGAAGGCGGCGCGACAGCCGACATCCTGCTCGCAGACGGACGCATTTCTGCCGTCGGAAAGAGCCTCAGCGCCCAGGGCGCGACGGTGGTTGATGCCGACGGCCTGATTGCGCTACCGGGATTGGTCGACCTCCACACTCACCTTCGGGAGCCCGGATTCGAAGCATCCGAGACGATTCTGTCCGGATCCCGCGCTGGTGCTGCCGGAGGCTACACAGCGCTCTTCGCCATGCCCAACACCTCACCTGTTGCCGACACTGCGGGTGTCGTTGAGCAAGAACTCGCCTTGGGAGAAGCCGCCGGCTATGTCACAGTGCAGCCCATCGGTGCTGTCACTGTCGGGCAAAAGGGTGAACGTCTCGCTGAACTAGGTGCGATGGCGACCTCTCGAGCCCGAGTGCGCGTCTTCAGCGATGACGGATTCTGCGTGTGGGATCCGCTCATCATGCGTCGCGCGCTTGAGTATGTGAAGGCGTTCAACGGCGTTGTCGCTCAGCACGCGCAGGACCCGCGCCTCACCGAGGGCGCGCAAATGAACGAAGGTTCGGTGTCCGCAGAACTCGGCCTCACCGGTTGGCCCGCTGTTGCTGAAGAATCGATCATTGCGCGGGACGTGCTGTTGGCTGAACACGTGGGTTCACGCCTTCACGTGTGCCACCTGTCTACGGCCGGCTCTGTCGACATCATCCGCTGGGCGAAGAAGCGGGGAATTTCTGTCACGGCAGAAGTAACTCCCCACCACCTGCTGCTTACTGACGAACTTGTGCGGGGTTACGACGCGCGCTTCAAGGTGAACCCACCGCTGCGCCGAGACGAAGACGTGCAAGCGGTCCGTGAAGGACTTGCGGATGGCACGATCGACATCGTCGCCACCGATCACGCACCTCACCCGGCAGAAGCTAAAGCATGCGAGTGGCCAGCGGCCGCGAACGGCATGGTCGGACTTGAAAGCGCGGTTCGCGTCGTGCAACAAGCGATGGTCGACACCGGCATGCTCACGTGGGAAGACGTCGCTCGTGTCATGAGCCGAACTCCCGCCAAGATCGGGCAACTTTCGGGACAGGGCATGCCGTTGGCTGCGGGGGAGCCAGCAGAGCTCACGCTTTACGATCCGGCACAAAATGCCGAGTTCACGAAAGCGGACCTCATGGGCCGCAGCACCAATTCGCCCTACATCGGCCGCACCCTGCCGGGCCGAGTGCTCTGGACATTCCACCAGGGCCGTCCCACGCTACGTGACGGCGATATTCAGGAGTTGACATCATGA
- the carA gene encoding glutamine-hydrolyzing carbamoyl-phosphate synthase small subunit, which produces MTSAPSPSWSREPAVLVLEDGTRLPGRRYGAAGTTLGEVVFSTGMTGYQETLTDPSYAGQIVLQTAPHIGNTGMNAEDRESRQIWVSGYIVRDPSRVVSNWRSEMSLDDALVADGIVGISGVDTRAITRHIRSAGSMRGGIFSGDAAALDADEQLRIVQEAPEMAGLNLSSQVSVASAEVTPATSELVGSVAVIDLGIKQATIVNLAARGFDVHVLPQSTTIDEILRIDPVAVFYSNGPGDPAASEDHVSLLREVLDAKLPFFGICFGNQLLGRALGFGTYKLPFGHRGINQPVLDKSTGRVEITAHNHGFAVDAPTEGIIESPSGYGRVEVSHVGLNDNVVEGLRALDIPAFSVQYHPEAAGGPHDANYLFDRFRDMVTDHLAAATKKDANA; this is translated from the coding sequence ATGACCTCAGCACCATCACCATCCTGGTCACGGGAGCCCGCTGTTCTCGTCCTCGAAGACGGGACACGCCTACCGGGCCGCCGCTATGGGGCCGCGGGAACGACCCTGGGTGAAGTTGTCTTTTCCACCGGCATGACCGGTTACCAAGAGACACTGACCGATCCGTCATATGCCGGCCAGATCGTGCTGCAGACTGCTCCGCACATCGGCAACACCGGCATGAACGCCGAGGACCGCGAGTCACGCCAGATCTGGGTATCCGGCTACATCGTGCGTGACCCCTCACGTGTCGTGTCCAATTGGCGAAGCGAAATGTCGCTGGACGACGCTCTCGTCGCCGACGGCATCGTCGGAATCAGCGGCGTCGACACCCGCGCTATCACCCGGCACATCCGCTCCGCCGGCAGCATGCGCGGCGGGATCTTTTCCGGCGATGCGGCAGCCCTCGACGCGGATGAACAGCTTCGCATCGTGCAGGAAGCGCCGGAAATGGCAGGTCTCAATCTTTCGAGCCAAGTTTCGGTGGCTTCGGCTGAAGTCACACCGGCGACGTCCGAGCTCGTCGGCTCGGTGGCAGTTATCGATCTCGGAATCAAGCAAGCGACAATCGTCAATCTCGCGGCTCGCGGGTTCGATGTGCATGTCCTCCCGCAGTCGACCACGATCGATGAGATCTTGCGTATCGATCCGGTGGCCGTGTTCTATTCCAACGGCCCGGGCGACCCCGCAGCATCCGAGGATCACGTATCGTTGCTGCGCGAAGTGCTCGATGCAAAACTGCCGTTCTTCGGAATTTGCTTCGGAAACCAGCTGCTTGGCCGTGCGCTCGGATTCGGCACCTACAAGCTGCCCTTCGGACACCGCGGCATCAATCAGCCCGTGCTGGATAAGTCGACCGGCCGCGTAGAGATCACCGCGCACAACCACGGCTTCGCTGTGGATGCTCCCACCGAGGGCATCATCGAAAGCCCGAGCGGTTACGGCCGTGTCGAGGTGAGCCACGTCGGCCTCAACGACAACGTCGTGGAGGGGCTCCGGGCTCTCGATATTCCCGCTTTCAGCGTGCAGTACCACCCAGAGGCTGCTGGTGGGCCCCACGACGCCAACTACCTTTTTGACCGCTTCCGCGACATGGTGACAGATCACCTGGCCGCTGCAACAAAGAAAGATGCGAATGCCTAA
- the carB gene encoding carbamoyl-phosphate synthase large subunit produces MPKRDDIRSVLVIGSGPIVIGQACEFDYSGTQACRVLREEGVRVILVNSNPATIMTDPDFADATYIEPISSAVIETIIAKERPDAILPTLGGQTALNAALALDKAGILEKYGVELIGAKVEAINKGEDRQIFKQLVIDAGADVAASRICSSMDEILAGAEELGYPLVVRPSFTMGGLGSGFAYNEKDLRRIAGAGLRDSPSHEVLLEESILGWKEYELELMRDTADNTVVVCSIENVDPVGVHTGDSITVAPALTLTDNEYQKLRDIGIDIIRLVGVDTGGCNIQFAVDPATGRIIVIEMNPRVSRSSALASKATGFPIAKIAAKLAIGYRLDEIPNDITKVTPASFEPTLDYVVVKVPRFNFEKFPAADTTLTTTMKSVGEAMAIGRNYATALQKALRSLEKRGSSFHWDEESRSAEELMEIAKTPTDGRIIFVQQALRKGATVAQLFDATGIDPWFLDQIVLINEVADFIASAPELDAETIRVAKDHGFSDVQMASLRGTSEAEVRGIRYGLGVRPVYKTVDTCAGEFPALTPYHYSSYDSETEVTPSDRAKVVIIGSGPNRIGQGVEFDYSCVHASFALSDAGYETIMVNCNPETVSTDYDTSDRLYFEPLTLEDVLEVLHAEAASGTILGVICQLGGQTPLGLAKGIEDAGYNILGTSPAAIDLAEERELFSQLLDRAGLVAPRNGTAIDVDGAVAIAEKIGYPVLVRPSFVLGGRGMEIVYDTSSLRDYFVRVADQAIIGPGMPLLVDRFLDDAIEIDVDALYDGTELYIGGVMEHLEEAGIHSGDSSCTLPPVSLGRSDIDRVRTATEAIAKGIGVRGLLNVQFAISASVLYVIEANPRASRTVPFVSKALGFPLAKAASRIMVGATVQELIAEGMIPVIDGSRVPLGAPVAVKEAVLPFKRFRTKDGQTVDSILGPEMRSTGEVMGIDRDFPTAFAKSQDAAYGGIPLSGTVFISVADSDKRAVILPAHRLQQLGFTLIATEGTAEILGRNGIRVETVNKYSATQESGETNIVDLINDGKVDIIINTPSGMSARADGYEIRAAAVAADKALFTTISTLGAAVAAMDAMTSGFDVRSLQEYAADRAAL; encoded by the coding sequence ATGCCTAAGCGCGACGACATCCGCTCCGTTCTCGTTATCGGCTCAGGGCCGATCGTCATCGGTCAAGCGTGCGAATTTGATTACTCAGGCACACAGGCCTGTCGAGTACTTCGCGAAGAGGGCGTACGCGTCATCCTCGTGAACTCGAACCCTGCGACGATCATGACTGATCCCGATTTCGCCGATGCCACCTACATCGAGCCCATCAGTTCTGCTGTGATCGAGACCATCATCGCGAAAGAGCGGCCTGACGCCATTCTTCCGACACTCGGCGGGCAGACTGCTCTCAACGCCGCACTCGCTCTCGACAAAGCAGGAATCCTCGAGAAGTACGGCGTGGAGCTCATCGGCGCGAAGGTAGAAGCCATCAACAAGGGCGAAGATCGTCAGATCTTCAAACAGCTCGTGATCGATGCTGGCGCCGACGTTGCCGCGTCTCGTATCTGCAGTTCGATGGACGAGATTCTCGCCGGCGCTGAAGAGCTTGGCTATCCTCTGGTCGTCCGTCCGAGCTTCACCATGGGCGGACTCGGTTCGGGGTTTGCATACAACGAAAAGGATCTGCGCCGTATCGCAGGCGCGGGCCTTCGCGACTCGCCCTCGCACGAGGTGCTGTTGGAAGAATCCATTCTCGGTTGGAAAGAGTATGAGCTCGAACTCATGCGCGACACGGCTGACAACACTGTCGTCGTTTGTTCCATCGAGAACGTCGATCCAGTCGGCGTACATACCGGTGACTCGATCACCGTGGCCCCGGCCCTCACACTCACGGACAACGAGTACCAGAAGCTCCGTGACATCGGCATCGACATCATCCGCCTTGTGGGAGTCGACACCGGTGGCTGCAACATCCAGTTCGCCGTCGACCCGGCAACCGGTCGCATCATCGTCATCGAAATGAACCCGCGAGTCTCGCGTTCGTCTGCCCTGGCCTCGAAAGCGACCGGATTCCCCATCGCGAAGATCGCGGCGAAGCTCGCCATCGGTTACCGCCTCGACGAGATTCCGAACGACATCACGAAGGTGACGCCGGCAAGCTTCGAGCCGACGCTCGACTACGTCGTTGTGAAGGTACCGCGATTCAACTTCGAGAAGTTCCCCGCAGCCGACACTACGCTCACGACCACGATGAAGTCAGTGGGGGAGGCGATGGCGATCGGCCGAAATTACGCAACCGCGCTCCAGAAGGCACTGCGCTCGCTTGAGAAGCGTGGTTCGAGTTTCCACTGGGACGAAGAGTCTCGTTCCGCAGAAGAGCTGATGGAAATCGCGAAGACACCCACCGATGGCCGCATCATTTTCGTGCAGCAGGCACTCCGTAAAGGCGCGACGGTTGCTCAACTTTTCGACGCGACTGGCATCGACCCGTGGTTCCTCGATCAGATCGTGTTGATCAACGAAGTTGCCGACTTCATCGCGTCTGCCCCAGAACTGGATGCCGAGACCATTCGCGTTGCGAAAGATCACGGCTTCAGCGACGTTCAGATGGCGTCACTACGTGGCACCAGCGAGGCAGAGGTGCGTGGCATCCGCTACGGTCTCGGAGTACGTCCGGTTTATAAGACCGTCGACACCTGCGCCGGAGAATTCCCCGCCCTCACGCCGTATCACTATTCGAGCTACGACTCCGAAACCGAAGTGACACCTTCCGATCGCGCCAAGGTCGTCATCATCGGCTCTGGCCCGAACCGTATCGGTCAGGGTGTCGAATTCGACTACTCCTGCGTGCACGCATCTTTCGCGTTGTCTGATGCGGGTTACGAGACCATCATGGTCAACTGCAACCCGGAGACCGTTTCGACCGACTACGACACCTCGGACCGGTTGTACTTCGAGCCCTTGACGCTCGAGGACGTGCTCGAGGTACTGCACGCGGAAGCAGCGTCAGGCACGATCCTCGGCGTTATTTGCCAGCTCGGAGGACAGACACCGCTCGGACTTGCCAAGGGCATCGAAGATGCGGGATACAACATTCTCGGAACGAGTCCCGCCGCGATCGACCTCGCAGAAGAACGAGAGCTATTCTCGCAACTTCTTGATCGTGCTGGTCTTGTTGCGCCGCGAAACGGCACCGCAATCGATGTCGATGGCGCGGTCGCGATCGCCGAGAAGATCGGCTATCCGGTACTCGTACGGCCGAGCTTCGTGCTTGGCGGACGAGGCATGGAGATCGTTTACGACACATCAAGTCTCCGCGACTACTTCGTGCGCGTTGCCGACCAGGCGATCATCGGACCCGGCATGCCGCTCTTGGTTGATCGTTTCCTCGATGACGCCATCGAGATCGATGTCGACGCGCTCTACGACGGCACCGAGCTCTACATCGGTGGCGTCATGGAGCACCTCGAAGAGGCAGGCATTCACTCGGGCGATTCCAGTTGCACCCTGCCACCGGTCTCGCTCGGTCGATCGGACATCGATCGGGTCCGCACCGCCACCGAGGCCATCGCGAAAGGCATCGGCGTCCGCGGACTGCTGAACGTGCAATTCGCCATTAGCGCAAGTGTGCTCTATGTCATCGAAGCGAACCCACGTGCGAGCCGTACCGTGCCCTTCGTGTCCAAGGCACTCGGATTCCCGCTCGCGAAAGCTGCGTCGCGCATCATGGTGGGCGCCACTGTCCAAGAGTTGATCGCCGAGGGCATGATCCCCGTGATCGACGGCTCACGTGTGCCGCTGGGCGCTCCGGTTGCCGTGAAAGAGGCCGTACTACCGTTCAAGCGTTTCCGTACGAAGGACGGACAGACGGTCGACTCGATCCTCGGTCCCGAGATGCGTTCGACGGGCGAGGTCATGGGAATCGATCGCGATTTCCCGACAGCGTTCGCGAAGAGCCAGGACGCCGCTTACGGTGGTATCCCATTGTCGGGCACCGTCTTCATCTCCGTGGCCGACAGCGATAAGCGCGCTGTGATCCTTCCCGCGCACCGACTTCAACAGCTCGGCTTCACTCTGATCGCGACAGAGGGAACGGCCGAGATCCTCGGGCGTAATGGCATCCGAGTCGAAACTGTCAACAAGTACAGCGCAACACAAGAATCGGGCGAGACAAACATCGTTGATCTCATCAACGATGGCAAGGTCGACATCATCATCAACACTCCGAGCGGCATGTCGGCGCGGGCCGATGGTTACGAAATTCGTGCCGCAGCGGTGGCGGCCGACAAGGCCCTGTTCACGACGATATCGACGCTTGGAGCCGCCGTTGCCGCGATGGATGCCATGACTTCCGGTTTCGATGTGCGGAGCTTGCAGGAATACGCGGCGGACCGAGCAGCACTATGA
- the pyrF gene encoding orotidine-5'-phosphate decarboxylase: MTPRSFGSRLQSAVAERGRLCVGIDPHEAILTDWGLARTAEGAREFSLRVIDAAAGRVSSVKPQVAFFERFGAAGYVALEEVIATARDAGLLVIADAKRGDIGSTMAGYAAAWLMPGAPLEADALTVSPYLGVGALTESMTFALEHGKGLFVLAATSNPEAHDVQGAHAFSDGESVASRVLDEAWEFNSQTSDPETWGSIGVVIGATVDRVQFGIGGAIAPLAPVLAPGFGAQGANLSDLADIFGELSPAVLANESRGVVAGGPTELISRIDARNAELRGERA, from the coding sequence ATGACACCCCGATCATTCGGCTCGCGCCTACAGTCGGCCGTCGCTGAACGCGGCCGGCTGTGCGTGGGTATCGATCCGCATGAGGCGATCTTGACTGATTGGGGGCTCGCGAGGACTGCTGAGGGTGCCCGCGAGTTCTCGCTGAGAGTCATTGATGCGGCCGCCGGCCGAGTGAGCAGCGTCAAACCTCAGGTTGCTTTCTTCGAACGCTTCGGCGCCGCAGGATACGTTGCGCTTGAAGAAGTCATCGCGACTGCCCGCGACGCCGGTTTGCTTGTGATCGCCGACGCGAAACGGGGAGATATCGGCTCAACTATGGCGGGATATGCCGCAGCGTGGTTAATGCCTGGTGCACCGCTAGAAGCTGATGCCCTCACTGTCAGTCCCTACTTAGGGGTCGGAGCGTTAACTGAATCGATGACGTTTGCACTCGAGCATGGTAAGGGCCTCTTCGTGCTTGCGGCAACGAGTAACCCGGAGGCTCACGACGTGCAAGGTGCCCACGCATTCTCTGATGGTGAGAGCGTCGCCTCTCGCGTTCTCGACGAGGCCTGGGAGTTCAATTCACAGACATCGGATCCAGAGACGTGGGGGAGCATCGGGGTAGTCATCGGCGCAACCGTTGACCGCGTGCAATTTGGAATCGGGGGCGCGATCGCGCCTCTGGCGCCCGTCCTCGCTCCGGGATTTGGCGCTCAGGGCGCGAATCTGAGTGACCTCGCCGATATATTCGGAGAACTCAGCCCCGCGGTATTAGCGAATGAGAGCCGTGGCGTCGTGGCAGGCGGCCCGACGGAACTCATCAGTCGGATCGATGCGCGCAACGCAGAGCTAAGGGGAGAGCGAGCGTGA
- the gmk gene encoding guanylate kinase, with protein sequence MTQKQTPPDVDRVAASRKAVAARQARASLKRDISTRVIAPSEVLARATSDPTSASGTLRITDFLTALPAIGHGKRDRILAELEISPVKRLGGLGSRQLASLSAWLDTRFPSVEPRAGRSSLLVLAGPTAVGKGTVAAYIKQAHPDIHLSVSATTRQPRPGENDAEHYYFVDDEEFDRLIAAGELLEYATVHNRFRYGTPRKPIEQALSEGKTVLLEIDLQGARQVREAEPSATLVFLLPPSWDELVNRLVGRGTEDAEERARRLRTAKAELAAQTEFDYLVVNEEVASAAREIAALATS encoded by the coding sequence GTGACTCAAAAACAAACCCCGCCCGATGTCGACCGGGTCGCTGCCTCTCGCAAGGCGGTCGCGGCGCGCCAAGCGCGAGCGAGTCTCAAGCGGGACATCTCGACGCGCGTGATCGCACCGAGCGAAGTTCTCGCGCGAGCAACTTCGGACCCGACATCGGCATCAGGCACACTGAGAATTACCGATTTCTTGACCGCTCTACCCGCCATCGGCCATGGAAAACGCGATCGTATTCTTGCTGAGCTTGAGATCTCTCCCGTAAAACGCCTCGGAGGTCTAGGCTCACGTCAGCTCGCCAGCCTCAGCGCGTGGCTCGATACCCGTTTTCCCTCCGTCGAGCCGCGCGCAGGACGCAGCTCGCTACTCGTACTTGCGGGCCCGACAGCCGTCGGCAAGGGCACTGTCGCGGCCTACATCAAGCAAGCTCACCCTGACATCCACTTGTCTGTTTCAGCGACAACGCGTCAGCCCCGCCCTGGAGAGAACGACGCTGAGCACTACTACTTTGTCGATGACGAAGAGTTCGATCGTCTCATCGCTGCCGGCGAGCTGCTCGAATACGCGACAGTGCACAATCGCTTCCGCTACGGCACGCCACGTAAGCCCATCGAACAGGCGTTGAGCGAGGGAAAGACGGTTCTTCTCGAGATTGACCTGCAAGGCGCACGGCAAGTGCGGGAAGCCGAGCCGTCAGCGACGTTGGTGTTCCTCTTGCCTCCGAGCTGGGACGAGCTCGTCAATCGACTCGTCGGGCGCGGGACTGAGGACGCCGAGGAGCGAGCGCGTCGTTTGCGGACGGCGAAGGCTGAGCTGGCAGCGCAAACCGAGTTCGACTATCTCGTCGTCAATGAAGAAGTTGCTTCGGCCGCTCGGGAGATCGCTGCCCTTGCGACAAGTTAG